In one window of Photobacterium leiognathi DNA:
- the glmU gene encoding bifunctional UDP-N-acetylglucosamine diphosphorylase/glucosamine-1-phosphate N-acetyltransferase GlmU — MSFSAVILAAGKGTRMYSNLPKVLHTLAGKPMVKHVIDTCNDLGAQTINLVYGHGGDKMQQVLAQESVNWVLQAEQLGTGHAVNQAVPNLADDEKALILYGDVPLISAQTLENLLDAQPDGGIALLTVVLDDPTGYGRIVRRNGPVVAIVEQKDATEEQKLIKEINTGVMVANGGDLKRWLSALKNDNAQGEYYLTDIIEIAHNEGRAVEAVHPVAAIEVEGVNNRVQLARLERAFQAMQAERLLEQGVMLRDPARFDLRGELQCGTDVEIDVNVVIEGSVSIGDNVVIGAGCVLKDCEIDDNTVISPYSVIEGATVGESCTVGPFARLRPGTELQTQAHVGNFVEMKQARLGEGSKAGHLTYLGDAEIGANVNIGAGTITCNYDGANKFKTEIGDDVFVGSDTQLIAPVKVASGATIGAGATINRNIGEGELVITRAPARTIQGWKRPTKK; from the coding sequence ATGAGCTTTAGTGCTGTGATTTTAGCTGCGGGTAAAGGTACCCGCATGTATTCTAATTTGCCTAAAGTGCTTCACACTTTGGCAGGTAAGCCGATGGTTAAGCATGTGATTGACACATGTAATGATCTTGGTGCGCAAACTATTAACTTAGTTTACGGTCATGGTGGTGACAAGATGCAGCAAGTGTTAGCACAAGAAAGTGTTAACTGGGTGCTGCAAGCAGAGCAATTAGGTACTGGTCATGCTGTTAATCAAGCAGTACCTAACCTTGCAGATGATGAGAAAGCATTAATTCTTTATGGTGATGTGCCACTTATTAGCGCACAAACACTTGAAAACTTACTTGATGCACAACCTGACGGCGGTATTGCGCTGCTAACGGTTGTGCTTGATGATCCAACAGGTTACGGTCGTATTGTTCGTCGTAACGGTCCTGTTGTTGCTATCGTTGAGCAAAAAGATGCAACTGAAGAGCAGAAGCTGATCAAAGAAATCAACACTGGTGTTATGGTTGCTAACGGTGGCGACTTGAAGCGCTGGTTATCTGCACTTAAAAATGACAATGCGCAAGGTGAATACTACCTAACGGACATCATAGAAATTGCCCACAATGAAGGTCGTGCCGTTGAAGCGGTACATCCTGTGGCTGCGATTGAAGTTGAAGGTGTGAATAACCGCGTACAGCTTGCGCGTTTAGAGCGTGCTTTCCAAGCAATGCAGGCTGAGCGCCTACTTGAGCAAGGTGTGATGCTACGCGATCCTGCGCGTTTTGATTTACGTGGTGAGCTGCAATGCGGTACTGACGTTGAAATTGATGTAAACGTGGTGATTGAAGGCAGTGTTAGCATTGGTGATAACGTGGTTATCGGTGCTGGCTGTGTACTAAAAGATTGTGAAATTGACGACAATACTGTGATCAGCCCGTACTCTGTGATTGAAGGTGCAACGGTTGGTGAGTCTTGTACTGTAGGTCCATTTGCGCGACTACGTCCAGGCACAGAGTTACAAACACAAGCGCATGTAGGTAACTTTGTTGAAATGAAGCAGGCACGTTTAGGCGAAGGCTCAAAAGCGGGTCACTTAACTTACTTAGGCGATGCTGAAATTGGTGCTAACGTAAATATCGGTGCAGGTACTATTACTTGTAACTACGATGGCGCAAACAAGTTTAAAACTGAAATTGGTGATGATGTGTTTGTTGGCTCTGACACACAGCTTATTGCACCAGTGAAAGTTGCCAGTGGTGCAACCATCGGTGCTGGCGCAACAATTAATCGTAATATTGGCGAAGGTGAGTTAGTGATCACTCGTGCACCAGCTCGTACAATTCAAGGCTGGAAGCGACCAACAAAGAAATAA
- a CDS encoding F0F1 ATP synthase subunit epsilon — translation MAAITFHLEVVSAEKRLFSGRAENIQVTGSEGELGIHAGHTPLLTAITPGMVRITKQGGEEDVIYLSGGMLEVQPAAVTVLADTAIRGVDLDAAKAEEAKRQAEERIHNQHGDIDFAQAASDLAKAIAQLRVIELTKRAR, via the coding sequence ATGGCAGCGATAACTTTCCATCTGGAAGTAGTCAGTGCTGAGAAACGTCTGTTCTCTGGTCGTGCTGAAAATATTCAGGTAACGGGTAGCGAAGGTGAACTGGGTATTCACGCAGGTCACACCCCACTACTGACTGCTATCACTCCGGGTATGGTACGTATTACCAAGCAAGGTGGTGAGGAAGATGTGATTTATCTTTCTGGCGGTATGCTTGAAGTTCAGCCTGCTGCAGTGACGGTATTAGCCGATACTGCTATTCGTGGTGTCGATCTGGATGCCGCGAAAGCAGAAGAAGCGAAACGTCAAGCTGAGGAGCGAATCCACAATCAGCATGGCGATATTGACTTCGCGCAGGCAGCGAGTGATCTGGCGAAAGCCATTGCTCAGCTACGCGTTATTGAGTTAACAAAACGCGCACGCTAG
- the atpD gene encoding F0F1 ATP synthase subunit beta yields the protein MATGKIVQIIGAVVDVEFPQDSVPQVYDALHVDAKENGTLVLEVQQQLGGGVVRGIAMGTSDGLRRGLSVENTGRPIEVPVGNATLGRIMNVLGQPIDECGEIGEQERYAIHRAAPSYEEQSNVTELLETGVKVIDLICPFAKGGKIGLFGGAGVGKTVNMMELINNIALKHSGLSVFAGVGERTREGNDFYYEMQEAGVVNIENPEESKVAMVYGQMNEPPGNRLRVALTGLTMAERFRDEGRDVLLFIDNIYRYTLAGTEVSALLGRMPSAVGYQPTLAEEMGVLQERITSTKTGSITSVQAVYVPADDLTDPSPATTFAHLDATVVLSRQIASLGLYPAIDPLDSTSRMLDPLVVGQEHYDIARGVQSLLQRYKELKDIIAILGMDELSEEDKQAVSRARKIERFLTQPYHVAEVFTGDPGIYVSLKDTLRSFKGLLAGEYDDIPEQAFMYCGAIEDVLENAKKL from the coding sequence ATGGCTACAGGTAAGATCGTACAGATCATCGGTGCGGTAGTCGACGTAGAGTTTCCACAGGACTCTGTACCACAGGTATACGATGCCCTTCACGTTGATGCAAAAGAGAACGGTACGCTAGTACTTGAAGTTCAGCAGCAACTTGGTGGTGGTGTTGTTCGTGGTATCGCAATGGGTACTTCTGATGGCTTACGTCGTGGTTTGTCTGTTGAAAACACAGGCCGCCCTATTGAAGTACCAGTTGGTAACGCGACGCTAGGACGTATCATGAACGTACTAGGTCAACCAATTGATGAGTGTGGTGAGATCGGTGAGCAAGAGCGTTACGCTATTCACCGCGCAGCACCTAGCTACGAAGAACAATCAAACGTAACTGAACTACTAGAAACAGGCGTTAAGGTTATCGACCTTATCTGTCCATTCGCTAAGGGTGGTAAGATCGGTCTGTTTGGTGGTGCAGGTGTTGGTAAGACCGTTAACATGATGGAACTTATCAACAACATCGCCCTAAAACACTCAGGTTTATCTGTGTTTGCAGGTGTTGGTGAGCGTACTCGTGAAGGTAACGATTTCTACTACGAGATGCAGGAAGCAGGTGTTGTTAACATCGAAAATCCTGAAGAGTCTAAAGTAGCAATGGTTTACGGCCAGATGAACGAGCCACCAGGTAACCGTCTACGTGTTGCTCTGACAGGCCTTACAATGGCTGAGCGCTTCCGTGATGAAGGTCGTGACGTACTGTTATTTATCGATAACATCTACCGTTACACCCTTGCAGGTACAGAAGTATCAGCACTGCTAGGTCGTATGCCATCTGCTGTAGGTTACCAGCCTACACTTGCAGAAGAGATGGGTGTACTTCAGGAGCGTATCACGTCAACGAAGACTGGTTCTATCACGTCTGTTCAGGCGGTATACGTACCTGCCGATGACTTGACTGACCCATCACCAGCAACGACGTTCGCGCACCTTGACGCAACAGTTGTACTTTCTCGTCAAATTGCATCGCTAGGTCTATACCCTGCTATCGACCCATTGGATTCTACTTCTCGTATGCTAGATCCACTGGTTGTTGGTCAAGAGCACTACGACATTGCGCGTGGCGTTCAGAGCCTACTTCAGCGTTACAAAGAGCTAAAAGACATCATTGCAATCCTAGGTATGGACGAGCTTTCTGAAGAAGATAAGCAAGCTGTATCTCGTGCACGTAAGATTGAACGTTTCTTAACTCAGCCTTACCACGTTGCAGAAGTCTTCACTGGTGACCCAGGTATCTACGTATCGCTAAAAGATACGCTACGTAGCTTCAAGGGCCTACTAGCGGGTGAGTACGACGATATCCCAGAGCAGGCATTTATGTACTGTGGTGCGATTGAAGACGTATTAGAAAACGCGAAGAAGCTGTAA
- the atpG gene encoding F0F1 ATP synthase subunit gamma has protein sequence MDGAKEIRNKIGSVKNTQKITKAMEMVAASKMRKTQEAMESSRPYAQTMRKVIGHIALGSLEYKHPYLEEREAKRVGYIIVSTDRGLCGGLNINLFKKAITDIKTWSDKGAEVDLALIGAKATAFFNSYGGNVSAQVSGLGDSPSVDELIGTVGVMLKKYDEGQLDRLYVVYNKFVNTMVQEPVIDQLLPLPKSEDEEMQRNHSWDYIYEPEPKALLDTLLVRYAESQVYQGVVENLASEQAARMVAMKAATDNAGNLIDELQLVYNKARQAAITQELSEIVSGASAV, from the coding sequence ATGGATGGCGCAAAAGAGATTCGTAACAAGATCGGTAGTGTTAAAAACACGCAAAAGATCACTAAAGCGATGGAAATGGTGGCTGCTTCTAAAATGCGTAAAACGCAAGAAGCGATGGAGTCATCACGTCCGTACGCACAAACTATGCGCAAAGTGATCGGTCATATCGCCCTTGGTAGCCTTGAGTATAAGCATCCTTATCTCGAAGAGCGTGAAGCCAAGCGCGTTGGTTACATCATTGTTTCAACTGACCGCGGTCTATGTGGTGGCTTGAACATTAACTTGTTCAAAAAAGCGATCACTGACATTAAGACATGGTCAGACAAAGGTGCAGAAGTTGATTTAGCGTTAATTGGCGCAAAAGCAACGGCATTCTTTAATAGCTACGGCGGTAACGTGTCAGCACAAGTATCAGGTCTTGGTGATTCACCAAGCGTTGATGAGCTGATTGGTACTGTTGGCGTCATGCTGAAGAAATATGATGAAGGCCAATTGGATCGCCTGTATGTAGTTTACAACAAGTTTGTAAACACCATGGTACAGGAACCAGTGATTGATCAATTGTTGCCTTTGCCTAAGTCAGAAGACGAAGAAATGCAGCGCAACCATTCTTGGGACTACATTTATGAGCCCGAGCCGAAAGCCCTACTTGATACCCTGTTGGTTCGCTATGCCGAATCACAAGTGTACCAAGGTGTGGTTGAGAACCTTGCCAGTGAGCAAGCGGCACGAATGGTAGCGATGAAAGCTGCAACAGATAATGCAGGTAATCTGATTGATGAACTGCAACTTGTGTACAACAAAGCTCGTCAGGCTGCGATCACACAAGAACTGTCAGAAATCGTTTCTGGCGCATCTGCTGTATAA
- the atpA gene encoding F0F1 ATP synthase subunit alpha: MQLNSTEISALIKQRIENFNVVSEARNEGTIVSVSDGIIRIHGLADVMQGEMIELPGGLYALALNLERDSVGAVVMGPYASLQEGMKVTGTGRILEVPVGPALLGRVVNTLGQPIDGKGPIETETFSPVEVIAPGVIDRKSVDQPVQTGYKAVDSMIPIGRAQRELIIGDRQTSKTAMAIDAIINQKNSGIYSVYVAITSKASTIANVVRKLEEHGALENTIVVVASASEAAALQYLAPYSGCAMGEYFRDRGEDALIVYDDLSKQAVAYRQISLLLKRPPGREAFPGDVFYLHSRLLERASRVSEHYVEKFTNGEVKGQTGSLTALPIIETQAGDVSAFVPTNVISITDGQIFLQTELFNAGIRPAVDPGISVSRVGGAAQTKIIKKLSGGIRTALAQYRELAAFAQFSSDLDDATKKQLDHGQKVTELMKQKQYAPMSVFEQAVVIFAAEKGYLNDVELTKLADFEAALLSYAKGQFAELVAQIDETGAWNDEIAAQFAKLLEDFKATQTW, encoded by the coding sequence ATGCAACTTAATTCCACGGAAATTAGCGCACTGATCAAGCAACGTATTGAAAACTTCAACGTTGTAAGTGAAGCGCGTAACGAAGGTACTATCGTTTCTGTAAGCGACGGTATTATTCGTATCCATGGCCTTGCTGACGTAATGCAAGGTGAAATGATTGAACTACCAGGCGGACTATACGCACTGGCACTTAACCTTGAGCGTGACTCGGTAGGTGCTGTTGTGATGGGCCCTTATGCTTCTCTACAGGAAGGCATGAAGGTAACCGGTACTGGTCGTATTCTTGAAGTACCTGTAGGTCCTGCGCTACTTGGTCGTGTTGTGAACACACTAGGTCAGCCAATCGACGGTAAAGGTCCAATTGAAACAGAGACATTCTCTCCTGTTGAAGTAATTGCACCGGGTGTAATCGATCGTAAATCTGTTGATCAACCAGTACAAACTGGTTACAAAGCAGTTGACTCAATGATCCCTATCGGCCGTGCTCAGCGTGAGCTGATCATCGGTGACCGTCAAACCAGTAAAACTGCGATGGCAATCGATGCCATCATCAACCAGAAAAACTCTGGTATCTACTCTGTGTATGTGGCTATTACCAGTAAAGCTTCAACTATCGCTAACGTAGTTCGTAAGCTTGAAGAGCACGGCGCACTGGAAAACACCATCGTTGTTGTAGCATCAGCATCTGAAGCTGCGGCACTGCAATACCTAGCACCATACTCTGGTTGTGCGATGGGTGAATACTTCCGTGACCGCGGCGAAGATGCACTGATTGTATACGATGACCTGTCTAAGCAGGCTGTTGCTTACCGTCAAATCTCACTATTGCTTAAGCGTCCACCAGGTCGTGAAGCATTCCCTGGTGATGTTTTCTACCTTCACTCACGTCTTCTAGAGCGTGCTTCTCGTGTAAGCGAGCACTACGTTGAGAAATTCACTAACGGTGAAGTGAAAGGTCAAACAGGATCGCTAACGGCACTACCGATCATCGAAACCCAAGCGGGTGACGTATCGGCATTCGTACCGACTAACGTTATCTCTATCACCGATGGTCAGATCTTCCTACAAACAGAACTGTTCAACGCCGGTATTCGTCCAGCGGTTGACCCAGGTATCTCTGTATCTCGTGTAGGTGGTGCTGCCCAAACCAAGATCATCAAGAAACTGTCTGGTGGTATCCGTACCGCACTTGCACAGTACCGTGAACTAGCGGCATTCGCACAGTTCTCGTCTGACCTTGATGACGCAACTAAGAAACAGCTAGATCATGGTCAGAAAGTAACTGAACTGATGAAGCAAAAACAATACGCGCCAATGTCTGTATTTGAGCAAGCGGTTGTTATCTTTGCAGCTGAAAAAGGCTACTTGAATGATGTTGAGCTAACTAAGCTTGCTGATTTCGAAGCAGCGTTACTTTCTTACGCGAAAGGTCAGTTTGCTGAGCTAGTTGCTCAGATCGATGAAACGGGTGCTTGGAACGACGAAATCGCTGCGCAGTTCGCGAAACTGCTAGAAGATTTCAAAGCGACCCAGACTTGGTAA
- the atpH gene encoding F0F1 ATP synthase subunit delta codes for MSQMTTIARPYAKAAFDFAVEKNALAQWAEMLTFASEVAKNDTMQDVLDSGFAAEKLTEIFVSVCGEQLDEFGQNLLKVMAENGRLKALPDVCEEFMFMKNEHEHTIQATVVSAVALDESQLDAISAKLEQRLARKVMLTYSVDETLIAGVVIRAGDLVIDNSVRGKLNRLSDTLQS; via the coding sequence ATGTCACAAATGACTACTATCGCACGCCCCTACGCTAAAGCAGCTTTTGACTTTGCGGTCGAGAAGAACGCACTAGCACAGTGGGCAGAAATGCTGACTTTCGCTAGTGAAGTAGCAAAAAACGACACTATGCAGGATGTTCTGGATAGCGGTTTTGCTGCTGAAAAGCTAACTGAGATTTTTGTTTCAGTATGCGGTGAGCAACTCGATGAATTTGGTCAAAACCTTTTAAAGGTAATGGCTGAAAATGGACGCCTTAAGGCGCTACCGGATGTCTGTGAAGAGTTTATGTTTATGAAAAATGAACATGAACACACCATCCAAGCAACAGTGGTTTCTGCCGTTGCTTTAGATGAGTCTCAACTAGACGCCATTAGCGCGAAACTTGAGCAGCGTTTAGCGCGTAAAGTTATGCTGACTTACAGTGTAGACGAGACCCTGATTGCCGGGGTTGTAATTAGAGCTGGAGACCTTGTTATCGACAACTCTGTACGGGGCAAATTGAACCGTCTGAGCGATACTTTGCAGTCTTGA
- the atpE gene encoding F0F1 ATP synthase subunit C, translating to METLLSFSAIAVGIIVGLASLGTAIGFALLGGKFLEGAARQPEMAPMLQVKMFIIAGLLDAVPMIGIVIALLFTFANPFVGQLAG from the coding sequence ATGGAAACTTTACTAAGCTTTTCTGCGATTGCCGTGGGCATTATTGTAGGTCTTGCTTCCCTTGGTACAGCGATCGGCTTCGCACTTCTTGGTGGTAAGTTCCTTGAAGGTGCTGCACGTCAACCTGAAATGGCTCCAATGCTTCAAGTTAAGATGTTCATCATCGCTGGTCTACTTGATGCGGTACCAATGATCGGTATCGTAATCGCGCTGCTATTCACATTCGCAAACCCATTTGTTGGTCAGCTAGCTGGTTAA
- the atpB gene encoding F0F1 ATP synthase subunit A, which translates to MAAPGEALTPSSYITHHLTNLSTDKLGLASEGSFWAVHIDSLFFSVLIGLAFLWVFRSVAKKASSGVPGKLQCFVEMVVEFVDTNVKDTFHGRNPLVAPLALTIFCWVLLMNIMDLVPIDFIPYAAASVGIPYMKVVPSADVNITMAMALGVFALMIYYSIKVKGLSGFAKELALHPFNHPVMIPFNLLLEVVSLLAKPISLGMRLFGNMFAGEVVFILIAALMPWWAQWLGSVPWAIFHILVITIQAFVFMMLTIVYLSQAHEDNH; encoded by the coding sequence ATGGCTGCGCCAGGTGAAGCGCTAACGCCGTCAAGCTACATTACTCACCACTTAACCAACTTATCAACCGATAAGCTAGGTTTAGCGAGTGAAGGTAGTTTCTGGGCGGTGCATATTGACAGCCTTTTCTTCTCTGTTTTGATTGGTTTAGCTTTTTTGTGGGTATTCCGTTCAGTTGCGAAGAAGGCGTCATCAGGAGTTCCAGGTAAATTACAATGTTTTGTTGAAATGGTGGTTGAATTCGTTGATACCAACGTAAAAGACACTTTTCATGGACGCAATCCACTTGTAGCTCCGTTAGCACTGACGATTTTCTGTTGGGTACTGCTAATGAACATCATGGACTTAGTGCCAATTGATTTCATTCCGTATGCAGCAGCAAGCGTCGGGATCCCTTACATGAAAGTGGTTCCAAGTGCTGATGTTAACATCACCATGGCAATGGCGTTAGGCGTGTTCGCATTGATGATTTACTACAGCATCAAAGTGAAAGGACTTAGCGGCTTTGCGAAAGAACTGGCTCTTCACCCGTTCAATCACCCAGTAATGATCCCGTTTAACCTACTTCTTGAAGTGGTATCGCTACTAGCGAAGCCAATTTCACTGGGTATGCGTCTATTCGGTAACATGTTTGCTGGTGAGGTGGTGTTTATCCTAATCGCGGCACTAATGCCGTGGTGGGCTCAATGGCTAGGCTCGGTACCGTGGGCTATTTTCCACATCCTGGTCATTACAATTCAAGCATTCGTATTCATGATGTTAACTATCGTGTACCTGTCTCAGGCACATGAAGACAATCATTAA
- a CDS encoding F0F1 ATP synthase subunit I: protein MVSTLAKPGRQLAKRLLLLQSGVVIATALTAVFAVNVDWGISALIGGGIFVIANAVFAMCAFMFSGARKARLVMASFYGGEVLKILITVILFAIAYLYIGVELVPLKLTYLLALGINIFGPVLFINNNK from the coding sequence ATGGTATCGACGCTAGCTAAACCGGGACGCCAATTGGCAAAACGGTTGCTGTTACTACAATCTGGCGTCGTGATAGCAACGGCATTAACGGCAGTTTTTGCTGTCAATGTTGACTGGGGAATCTCTGCATTGATTGGTGGTGGCATCTTCGTGATCGCCAATGCTGTCTTCGCAATGTGTGCCTTCATGTTTAGTGGTGCTAGGAAAGCACGATTAGTCATGGCGTCATTTTATGGCGGAGAAGTGCTAAAAATTCTTATCACAGTCATCCTTTTTGCCATTGCTTACCTGTATATAGGGGTGGAACTTGTTCCCCTCAAACTAACCTATTTGCTGGCCCTTGGTATTAATATTTTTGGACCGGTTTTATTCATTAACAACAACAAATAG
- a CDS encoding ParB/RepB/Spo0J family partition protein, translating to MNFNKRGLGKGLDALLSTSAVAQAKQHNDQATPSVEEQTDGELRELAVDALKSGQYQPRKSMTEETLAELAESIRAQGIIQPIVVRRLANNDFEIIAVERRWQAAKLAGLTKVPCLVKAVDDRATMAIALIENIQREDLNVIEEAVALARLQQEFSLTHQQIADAVGKSRAAVSNLLRLNQLSEPVKQLVEQKKLEMGHARALLSLDEAQQLSTAQKIVNNLLTVREAEKLVKTLLNPSAPKSPKPVSEQVALLQNRLTERLGTKVAINQTKTGKGKLVINFDQQDKLEQIIAMLERNM from the coding sequence ATGAATTTTAATAAACGTGGCCTCGGTAAAGGTCTAGATGCGTTGTTGTCAACCAGTGCGGTTGCGCAAGCAAAGCAACATAACGATCAAGCGACTCCATCTGTTGAAGAGCAAACTGACGGTGAGTTACGAGAACTGGCTGTTGATGCGCTGAAATCAGGCCAATATCAACCTCGTAAATCCATGACAGAAGAAACCTTGGCTGAATTGGCTGAATCGATCCGCGCCCAAGGTATTATTCAGCCAATCGTTGTTCGTCGTCTAGCGAACAACGATTTCGAAATCATCGCCGTTGAGCGCCGTTGGCAAGCCGCGAAGCTTGCTGGTTTAACTAAAGTGCCTTGTTTAGTCAAAGCCGTTGATGATCGTGCTACTATGGCTATCGCATTGATTGAGAATATTCAGCGTGAAGATCTCAATGTCATCGAAGAAGCGGTTGCGCTTGCAAGGCTTCAGCAAGAGTTTTCACTGACTCATCAACAAATTGCTGATGCGGTGGGTAAATCACGTGCTGCTGTCTCTAACTTATTGCGTTTAAACCAATTAAGTGAGCCTGTAAAACAATTAGTCGAGCAAAAAAAGCTCGAAATGGGTCACGCAAGGGCTTTACTATCCCTTGATGAAGCACAACAGTTATCTACAGCACAAAAAATTGTCAATAACTTGTTAACTGTTCGTGAAGCTGAAAAACTGGTTAAAACCCTATTAAACCCTTCGGCACCGAAGTCACCAAAGCCAGTTAGCGAGCAGGTCGCGCTGTTACAAAATAGGCTAACCGAGCGACTTGGCACCAAGGTGGCGATAAATCAGACCAAAACTGGTAAAGGAAAGCTCGTTATTAACTTTGATCAACAAGACAAACTTGAGCAAATTATTGCAATGCTCGAGCGAAACATGTGA
- a CDS encoding ParA family protein — protein MGRIIAVANQKGGVGKTTTCVNLAASLAATQRKVLVIDLDPQGNATMVSGVDKYQVDATAYDLLVEETPFNDVVIKDTTGGYHLIAANGDVTAAEIKLMEVFAREVRLRSALATVRDDYDYIFIDCPPSLNLLTINAMTAADSVLVPMQCEYFALEGLTALMDTISKLTAVVNSELKIEGLLRTMFDPRNRLANEVSQQLKKHFGDKVYRTVIPRNVRLAEAPSHGRPAMYYDKYSSGAKAYLALAGEMIRRDELALQTVTPVDA, from the coding sequence GTGGGAAGAATCATAGCAGTAGCTAATCAGAAAGGTGGTGTAGGTAAAACAACCACTTGTGTAAATTTGGCAGCATCATTGGCCGCCACCCAACGAAAAGTGTTGGTAATTGATCTCGATCCGCAAGGAAACGCGACCATGGTAAGTGGGGTTGATAAATACCAAGTTGATGCTACCGCTTATGATCTTCTGGTCGAAGAAACCCCATTTAATGACGTTGTTATTAAAGACACCACTGGCGGTTATCATTTGATAGCCGCTAATGGTGATGTCACTGCTGCAGAAATCAAATTGATGGAAGTGTTTGCCCGTGAAGTGCGTTTGCGCTCAGCACTGGCTACCGTACGTGATGATTACGATTATATTTTTATCGATTGTCCCCCATCGCTAAACCTTTTAACCATTAATGCCATGACGGCTGCAGATTCTGTGTTAGTGCCTATGCAATGTGAGTATTTCGCATTAGAAGGCTTAACCGCATTAATGGATACCATTAGTAAATTGACCGCAGTGGTCAATAGCGAGCTCAAGATCGAAGGGTTACTCCGTACCATGTTTGATCCTCGCAATCGCCTTGCCAATGAAGTTTCACAGCAGTTGAAAAAGCATTTTGGCGATAAAGTTTACCGTACCGTTATTCCACGTAATGTCCGCTTAGCAGAAGCGCCGAGTCATGGCCGTCCTGCAATGTATTACGACAAATATTCAAGTGGCGCTAAAGCATATTTAGCCTTAGCGGGCGAAATGATCCGCCGCGACGAATTAGCATTACAAACTGTCACTCCAGTGGACGCATAA
- the rsmG gene encoding 16S rRNA (guanine(527)-N(7))-methyltransferase RsmG, translating to MKQRLVQLIAQTDLQVTEQQLDQLIGYVELLHKWNKAYNLTSVRDPNEMLVKHIMDSIVVSKYLGGTNYIDVGTGPGLPGIPLAIMCPDKSFTLLDSLGKRIRFIRQVIHELKITNVTTVQSRVEEFEAEDGFDAVLSRAFASMADMVNWCHHLPKSGGQFLALKGQYNEQEAADLPEWCSVVEVKSLQVPDLEGERHLVVLTAKD from the coding sequence ATGAAACAACGATTGGTACAACTTATCGCCCAAACTGACCTGCAGGTCACAGAACAGCAACTTGACCAGCTGATCGGTTATGTCGAACTGCTGCATAAGTGGAATAAAGCGTATAATCTGACCTCTGTCCGTGATCCTAACGAAATGTTAGTTAAACATATTATGGATAGTATTGTGGTCAGCAAGTATCTAGGTGGCACAAATTATATTGATGTCGGTACAGGTCCTGGTTTGCCTGGGATCCCGCTGGCTATTATGTGTCCTGATAAATCATTTACCTTGCTAGATAGCTTAGGTAAACGCATTCGCTTTATCCGCCAAGTGATCCATGAGTTGAAAATTACCAATGTGACAACGGTACAAAGTCGCGTTGAAGAATTTGAAGCAGAAGATGGCTTTGATGCAGTGTTAAGTCGTGCGTTTGCATCGATGGCTGATATGGTGAACTGGTGTCATCATCTACCAAAGTCTGGCGGTCAGTTCCTAGCATTGAAAGGCCAATACAACGAGCAAGAAGCGGCAGATCTGCCAGAGTGGTGCTCGGTTGTTGAGGTGAAATCTTTACAGGTTCCTGATTTAGAAGGCGAGCGTCATCTAGTAGTCTTAACGGCAAAGGATTAA